One window of Botrimarina mediterranea genomic DNA carries:
- the pxpB gene encoding 5-oxoprolinase subunit PxpB, which yields MRLSSILNSYRHGHQGSIILSSLLGDTAVLLNGVLENDAHRGVLDIVPAFDATAVHFDPTQFSIGELTAWIDSNATKSNHTSVASRLIEIPVRYGDEFGPDLDTVAKHAGLTADEVVRRHAAVKYVVGAVGFQPGFGYLEGLPAELHTPRHSTPRTAVPVGAVGIGGPYTAVYPSASPGGWNLIGQTPLVMFEEGRTEPSLLKHGDRVRFRAINAKEFKRLAAVNHLTPSIEPPPERPLLRVVNAGAQSTLQGLPRYGRQHLGVSPGGAMDTMSLRLANLLAGNAPGATAIEATLMGPVLEAIEPVTLALAGAVPTARCVTLRAGEQLDLRRLTGGARAYIAIPGGFGGSIGRTLGVDDVLGSLTNPTHQPSTAVLAGAGRRRSPTKDVTTLHLLRGPQAPLFDDEAWRRLLNETYRVAPQSSRMGVRLEGPELPVNGAVEMPSQPVCTGAVQVPPDGQPIALGADRQTLGGYPVIAAIISADWSMIGQLAPGNTVRFAEVNLEEAIRLRKKLERDLALAAVGIQLEDQQF from the coding sequence GTGAGACTGTCGTCGATCCTAAATTCCTATCGACATGGACATCAAGGAAGCATAATCCTGAGTAGCCTACTTGGCGACACCGCTGTCCTACTAAACGGCGTCCTTGAGAACGATGCGCATAGAGGCGTGCTCGACATCGTCCCCGCCTTCGACGCCACAGCGGTCCACTTCGATCCGACGCAATTCTCGATCGGCGAACTGACCGCTTGGATCGACTCGAACGCGACGAAGAGCAACCACACCAGCGTCGCTTCAAGACTCATTGAGATCCCCGTCCGCTACGGCGACGAGTTCGGCCCCGATCTCGACACGGTCGCCAAGCATGCCGGCCTCACTGCCGACGAAGTCGTCCGCCGTCACGCCGCCGTGAAGTACGTCGTCGGCGCCGTGGGGTTTCAGCCCGGCTTCGGCTACCTCGAAGGCTTGCCTGCCGAGTTGCACACCCCGCGTCACAGCACGCCCCGCACCGCGGTGCCCGTGGGCGCTGTCGGCATCGGCGGGCCTTACACGGCCGTCTATCCGAGCGCATCGCCGGGCGGGTGGAATCTCATCGGACAGACGCCGCTGGTGATGTTCGAAGAAGGCCGTACTGAGCCCTCGCTGCTCAAGCACGGCGACCGCGTCCGCTTCCGGGCGATCAACGCGAAGGAGTTCAAGCGACTCGCCGCCGTGAATCACTTGACGCCATCCATCGAACCGCCGCCAGAGCGCCCCTTGCTTCGCGTCGTCAACGCCGGCGCGCAATCGACGCTCCAGGGCTTGCCGCGCTACGGCCGACAACACCTCGGTGTCAGCCCGGGCGGTGCGATGGACACAATGTCGCTGCGGCTCGCAAACCTCCTCGCCGGCAACGCCCCCGGCGCCACCGCCATCGAAGCGACGCTGATGGGCCCCGTCCTCGAAGCGATCGAACCCGTCACGCTCGCCCTCGCCGGCGCCGTCCCAACTGCGCGCTGCGTCACGCTCCGCGCCGGCGAGCAACTCGATCTCCGGCGCCTGACAGGCGGCGCCCGCGCCTACATCGCTATCCCGGGCGGCTTCGGCGGAAGCATTGGCAGAACTCTCGGAGTGGACGACGTCCTCGGTTCACTCACAAACCCAACCCACCAACCGTCAACCGCCGTCCTAGCCGGAGCCGGAAGGCGCCGGAGCCCCACGAAGGACGTCACCACCCTACACCTTCTCCGCGGCCCCCAAGCCCCCCTCTTCGATGACGAAGCATGGCGCCGCCTGCTCAACGAGACGTACCGCGTCGCCCCGCAATCGAGCCGCATGGGCGTCCGCCTCGAAGGCCCCGAGCTCCCCGTCAACGGCGCCGTCGAAATGCCCTCGCAGCCCGTCTGCACGGGCGCCGTCCAAGTCCCCCCCGACGGCCAACCCATCGCCCTCGGCGCCGACCGCCAAACCCTCGGCGGCTACCCGGTGATCGCCGCGATCATCTCCGCCGACTGGTCAATGATCGGTCAATTAGCCCCCGGGAACACCGTCCGTTTCGCCGAAGTCAATCTTGAAGAAGCGATCCGTCTTCGCAAGAAATTAGAACGCGACCTCGCCCTCGCCGCTGTCGGGATTCAACTTGAGGACCAACAATTTTGA
- a CDS encoding 5-oxoprolinase subunit PxpA encodes MRTIDLNADVGEGLATDAELISLVTSANIACGGHAGDENAIHDSVIAAIEGGVAIGAHPGHADRQHFGRREIAVTPGALAALVDEQIETLHFYAFTLTGWTLKYLKLHGALYHQTGRDRSLADAVIAAASRYTFGPLPILGQAGSALEAAAKDAGLPFFAEAFADRAYRDDGTLAPRSLPGAVLTDEAAVVAQAVRLARDGVAVALSGKEIPMRSDSICLHGDGENAVPLARAVRAALEAEGITLRAFTTQGDTE; translated from the coding sequence ATGAGAACGATCGATCTCAACGCCGACGTAGGCGAAGGCCTTGCGACCGACGCCGAGCTGATTTCGCTCGTCACCAGCGCGAACATCGCCTGCGGCGGTCATGCGGGAGACGAAAACGCCATTCACGACTCGGTCATTGCAGCGATTGAAGGCGGCGTCGCGATCGGCGCCCACCCGGGCCATGCCGATCGTCAACACTTTGGACGGCGCGAGATCGCTGTCACTCCTGGAGCACTCGCTGCGCTAGTCGATGAGCAGATCGAAACACTCCACTTCTACGCGTTCACCCTAACCGGCTGGACTCTGAAGTACCTCAAACTCCACGGCGCCCTTTACCACCAAACGGGCCGTGATCGATCGCTCGCCGACGCCGTGATTGCTGCGGCCTCGCGATATACTTTCGGCCCGCTACCGATCTTAGGACAAGCCGGCTCCGCGCTCGAAGCGGCGGCAAAGGACGCGGGCTTGCCGTTCTTCGCCGAAGCCTTCGCCGATCGGGCGTATCGCGACGATGGAACGCTCGCCCCGCGATCACTCCCCGGCGCCGTGCTAACCGACGAGGCGGCCGTTGTCGCTCAAGCGGTGCGGCTCGCGCGCGACGGCGTCGCTGTCGCGCTCAGCGGCAAGGAGATTCCCATGCGTAGCGACAGCATCTGTCTACACGGCGATGGAGAGAACGCGGTCCCGCTCGCGCGGGCGGTGCGGGCGGCGCTCGAAGCAGAAGGGATCACGCTCCGCGCGTTCACTACGCAAGGCGATACCGAGTGA
- a CDS encoding bile acid:sodium symporter family protein, which produces MTKFARQQWFLLALGATLVGGALFYQPLRPVTEAIPQHPLLAVILWLMSAPLDLRRSLSGRHAVAATGIAVAVNTLAAGPLAWVMGRALIEPLAIGLVLAALSPCTMASAAVWTRRGGGNDAIALMVTVVTSLLSVVSLPGWAWLLIGKGQNVEVDAVELAGKMLVYVVLPIGLAQAMRGWSPCRLWCDRHRHQLSLTAQLGLLLMVLIGAVRCGELLAGTDSTLRLVDWGLLIVITAVVHVVLFALAWYGTRAIGAPRADMLAAAVSGSQKTLAVGLSVAMEFGPLAILPMIVYHTLQLLIDAVLVEKLGVKRAK; this is translated from the coding sequence GTGACCAAGTTCGCTCGGCAGCAGTGGTTCTTACTGGCGCTCGGGGCGACGCTCGTCGGCGGCGCACTGTTCTACCAGCCGCTGCGGCCCGTCACCGAGGCGATCCCGCAGCACCCGCTGTTGGCGGTGATCCTGTGGCTGATGTCGGCGCCGCTCGACCTGCGACGTTCGCTGTCGGGGAGGCACGCCGTGGCGGCTACCGGCATAGCGGTGGCGGTCAACACGCTCGCGGCGGGGCCGCTGGCGTGGGTGATGGGCCGGGCCTTGATCGAACCGCTAGCGATCGGCTTGGTGCTTGCCGCGTTGTCGCCGTGCACGATGGCCTCGGCCGCCGTCTGGACCCGCCGCGGCGGCGGCAACGACGCCATCGCCTTGATGGTGACCGTTGTCACGAGTCTGCTTTCGGTGGTGTCGCTGCCGGGCTGGGCGTGGCTGCTGATCGGTAAAGGGCAGAACGTCGAAGTCGATGCGGTTGAGCTTGCCGGCAAGATGCTGGTTTACGTCGTGTTGCCGATCGGCCTGGCGCAGGCGATGCGTGGTTGGTCGCCGTGCCGGTTGTGGTGCGACCGGCATCGCCATCAACTAAGCCTCACCGCCCAGTTGGGGCTGTTGCTGATGGTGCTGATCGGGGCCGTCCGCTGCGGCGAGCTGCTAGCAGGGACGGACTCAACGCTGCGGCTGGTCGACTGGGGGCTGCTGATCGTCATCACCGCCGTGGTGCACGTGGTGCTCTTCGCCTTGGCTTGGTACGGGACGCGGGCGATCGGCGCCCCGCGGGCCGACATGCTGGCGGCCGCCGTCTCCGGGAGCCAAAAGACGCTGGCGGTGGGGTTGAGCGTCGCGATGGAGTTCGGTCCGCTGGCGATCCTGCCGATGATCGTCTACCACACGCTGCAACTGCTGATCGACGCGGTTCTGGTGGAGAAGTTGGGGGTGAAGCGGGCGAAGTGA
- the kdsA gene encoding 3-deoxy-8-phosphooctulonate synthase, translating into MATEKPNTVATIGPHRCGAGEPLLLIAGPCVIQTEALTLSIAESLAAMSQRLSVPVVFKASFDKANRTSSGAYRGPGQDEGLRILEKVRDATGLPVTTDVHESHQAAAVGQACDVLQVPAFLARQTDLLIACAATGRPVNVKKGQFMAPGDMKHVVGKLVEGGCRDVLLCERGTFFGYGRLVNDFRAIPEMQALGVPVVYDATHSVQEPGGLGGATGGRREMVEPLARAAVAVGVNAVFLETHPNPDDSPSDGPNMVPLDKLPALVERLLAIRQAAGV; encoded by the coding sequence ATGGCCACAGAGAAGCCGAACACCGTCGCTACGATTGGCCCGCACCGCTGCGGCGCTGGGGAACCTCTGCTGCTGATCGCCGGGCCGTGCGTGATCCAGACCGAGGCGCTGACGCTCTCGATCGCCGAGTCGCTGGCCGCCATGTCGCAACGGCTGAGCGTGCCGGTGGTCTTCAAGGCGTCGTTCGACAAGGCGAACCGCACCAGTTCGGGCGCCTACCGCGGGCCTGGCCAGGACGAGGGACTGCGGATTCTGGAGAAGGTCCGCGATGCGACGGGCCTGCCGGTGACGACCGACGTTCACGAATCGCACCAAGCGGCGGCCGTGGGGCAGGCGTGCGACGTGCTCCAGGTGCCGGCGTTCCTGGCCCGCCAGACGGACCTGTTGATCGCCTGTGCGGCGACGGGGCGGCCGGTGAACGTCAAGAAAGGCCAGTTCATGGCGCCGGGCGATATGAAGCACGTTGTGGGCAAGCTCGTCGAAGGGGGCTGCCGCGACGTGCTGCTATGCGAACGGGGCACGTTCTTCGGCTACGGCCGGCTGGTGAACGACTTCCGGGCGATCCCCGAGATGCAAGCCCTCGGCGTGCCAGTCGTTTACGACGCGACGCACAGCGTCCAAGAGCCCGGCGGCCTCGGTGGCGCTACCGGGGGCCGGCGTGAGATGGTCGAGCCGCTCGCCCGGGCGGCGGTGGCGGTTGGCGTGAATGCGGTGTTCCTGGAGACGCACCCCAACCCCGATGATTCGCCTAGCGACGGGCCCAACATGGTCCCCCTCGACAAGTTGCCGGCGCTGGTGGAGCGGCTCCTCGCGATTCGGCAGGCGGCTGGCGTATGA
- the rpmE gene encoding 50S ribosomal protein L31, with the protein MQADIHPQYQETSVHCGCGNTFTTRSTRKELKVDICNACHPFYTGKLKFVDTAGRIDKFKKKFAAAGYASLGKK; encoded by the coding sequence ATGCAGGCCGACATCCACCCCCAGTATCAAGAAACGTCCGTCCACTGCGGTTGCGGCAACACGTTCACGACGCGCAGCACGCGGAAGGAACTGAAGGTCGATATCTGCAACGCTTGCCACCCGTTCTACACCGGCAAGCTGAAGTTCGTGGACACCGCCGGCCGTATCGATAAGTTCAAGAAGAAGTTCGCGGCGGCTGGCTACGCGAGCCTTGGCAAGAAGTGA
- a CDS encoding sulfotransferase family protein — MPDATPNKPNKHGYGVDPVHHYGWITPRFWHGMTPGDFWRMVFANRCKVSVRGALTCSTITGVGLFHLGAKLVTDLTMGRKLRLARPSQPPLFVLGHWRSGTTMLHELLIRDPRHVFPTTFECFAPHHFLLTETAITPFISWLLPKKRPMDNVAAGFDRPQEDEFALCSLGLPTPYRSWAFPDHGPVCGDWLTLDNVSDADRKRWGEALRRFVGALSLKRPGRVILKSPPHTARIKTILEHFPDARFVHISRDPLKLFPSTVRLWKSLCDVQTLQPQRAHYDWIEEEVFGNLTRMYEAYDRDRPLIPEGRVVEMRYEDLVADPLSTLRDLYANLDLGAFADAEPGVAAYLAEEKDYKTNRFELPEEVRERINDRWSGYAKRWGYV; from the coding sequence ATGCCCGACGCCACTCCCAACAAGCCGAACAAGCACGGTTACGGCGTCGATCCCGTCCACCACTACGGCTGGATCACGCCACGCTTCTGGCACGGCATGACGCCCGGCGACTTCTGGCGGATGGTCTTCGCGAACCGCTGCAAGGTCTCGGTCCGCGGCGCCCTCACCTGCTCGACCATCACCGGCGTCGGCCTGTTCCACCTCGGCGCGAAGCTGGTGACCGACCTCACGATGGGCCGCAAGCTCCGGCTCGCGCGTCCTTCGCAGCCGCCGCTGTTCGTGCTCGGCCACTGGCGTTCGGGCACGACGATGCTGCACGAGCTGCTGATCCGCGACCCGCGGCACGTCTTCCCGACGACGTTCGAGTGCTTCGCGCCGCACCACTTCTTGCTCACCGAGACGGCGATCACGCCGTTCATCAGCTGGCTGCTCCCCAAGAAGCGGCCGATGGACAACGTCGCCGCCGGCTTCGACCGCCCGCAAGAGGATGAGTTCGCGCTGTGTAGCCTCGGCCTGCCGACGCCCTACCGAAGCTGGGCGTTCCCCGACCACGGCCCGGTGTGCGGCGACTGGCTAACGCTCGACAATGTCAGCGACGCCGACCGCAAGCGCTGGGGCGAAGCGCTGCGCCGATTCGTCGGCGCGCTGTCGCTCAAGCGCCCCGGCCGCGTCATCCTCAAGTCGCCCCCGCACACCGCGCGAATCAAAACAATCCTCGAGCACTTCCCCGACGCCCGCTTCGTCCACATCAGCCGCGACCCGCTGAAACTCTTCCCGTCCACGGTGCGGCTCTGGAAGTCGCTGTGCGACGTGCAGACGCTCCAGCCGCAGCGCGCGCACTACGACTGGATCGAGGAAGAGGTCTTCGGGAACCTCACCCGCATGTACGAGGCCTACGACCGCGACCGCCCGCTGATCCCCGAGGGCCGCGTCGTGGAGATGCGTTACGAGGACCTCGTCGCCGACCCGCTAAGCACGCTACGCGACCTCTACGCAAACCTCGACCTCGGCGCCTTCGCCGACGCCGAACCTGGCGTCGCCGCCTACCTGGCCGAAGAAAAAGACTACAAAACCAACCGCTTCGAACTGCCCGAGGAAGTGCGAGAGCGGATCAACGATCGCTGGAGCGGCTACGCGAAGCGTTGGGGCTACGTTTAG
- the prmC gene encoding peptide chain release factor N(5)-glutamine methyltransferase: protein MPNEAPWSVLRLLNWTTDYLKEHGAESPRLDAEVLLAEALGCQRIALYTRFEEVPAEAVRNAFKALVKKRAEGAPVAYLVGRKEFYSLDFHVEEGVLIPRPDTELLVVTVLDLIKSRGNADVMIADIGTGTGAIAVAIAKHAPSSKVVAIDVNPQAVALAKKNAEKYGVADRLAPIESDLFSKVKASRTFDFIVSNPPYVTTNELMNLDPTVRDHEPHLALDGGPEGTSVIERLLALAPERLANGGELLIEISPMIADRVEGLVNDSPGLELVATLKDLSQLPRVTHVRKA from the coding sequence ATGCCTAACGAAGCGCCTTGGTCCGTTCTCCGCCTCCTCAATTGGACGACCGACTATCTGAAGGAGCACGGGGCCGAGTCACCGCGGCTCGACGCGGAGGTGCTGCTCGCCGAGGCGCTCGGGTGTCAGCGGATAGCGCTTTACACTCGGTTTGAAGAAGTCCCGGCGGAGGCGGTTCGCAACGCGTTCAAGGCGCTGGTGAAGAAGCGGGCCGAGGGGGCGCCGGTGGCGTACCTTGTGGGGCGGAAAGAGTTTTATTCGCTCGACTTCCATGTCGAAGAGGGCGTACTCATCCCGCGGCCCGACACCGAGCTATTGGTGGTGACGGTCCTCGACTTGATCAAATCTCGCGGCAACGCCGACGTGATGATCGCCGATATCGGGACTGGGACGGGCGCGATCGCGGTGGCGATCGCCAAGCACGCGCCGTCGAGCAAAGTCGTGGCGATCGACGTGAACCCGCAGGCGGTCGCCCTGGCGAAGAAGAACGCGGAGAAGTACGGCGTCGCCGACCGCCTCGCGCCGATCGAGAGCGACCTGTTCTCGAAGGTGAAGGCGTCACGCACGTTCGACTTCATCGTGTCGAACCCGCCGTACGTAACGACGAACGAGTTGATGAACCTCGACCCGACTGTGCGCGACCATGAACCCCACCTGGCGCTCGACGGCGGCCCCGAGGGGACGAGCGTCATCGAGCGACTCTTGGCGCTCGCGCCGGAGCGGCTCGCCAACGGCGGCGAACTCCTCATCGAGATCAGCCCGATGATCGCGGATCGCGTCGAGGGGCTTGTGAACGATTCGCCGGGGCTGGAGTTGGTGGCGACGTTGAAAGACCTTTCACAGTTGCCGCGCGTGACGCACGTGCGGAAGGCGTGA
- a CDS encoding PilW family protein: MKLLHPSNPLTARAGAVNRRLPTAHCPPPTALTIVEMLVAMAITLLIMAAVVTVFANVSNSVTRRRATIEMSSALRNVRETLARDLAGATCPAVPWQRPESNVGYIEIIEGPQNDYYPTPWLFDGDGDGVPDPIGNVPGIELALSSLPGSNLGGTPANDFTGHGLVIGSNTPIGPGTSLENTPTDGRGLGDGDDTLMLTVRNEEEPFVGRIPIRSGNASPSAAAFANWGNEEIESPLAEVVWYALENPVDPNRTFAFGEPGYRTIYRRALLILPDVDYGIDVIPGGVDTNPGNVAGVLAGPGAVRVLPPDVDRTDVSQAIACLISFQERYDLSVRLEWDPLLPSSNTEPGRWVLKSNTLGDLTERENRYEHHGYIGIAAAYGTIDRYYPFALASGGVTPNSVSDVLFVSDPEIGNPAEGAEFQTVVAGLPAALGGGYAVVAYEPSDTETTSMDRVYGARPFALVNYSTASPCTARAVLNEVNQVVHVTRGLVPLGGSRRGEDVMMTDALAFDLKVYDPGAPIYRIASGTDFLIVGPNDPAWPAAILTDANGPAANGDVAIDTFESQGAYVDLGYGKRSPAFGVSQRYTGDPLLPVGALNLVAPIAPQFWRDGFVRLPSQPTSTAAPLTTLYANYDTWSWHYENDGINQDRDSGPNGRPTVDEGANGLDDPDPTIAGDPRLVDNAADIALYGPDDFAERETRPPYDAALRGLQVSLRAYERDSRQIREVRVKESFVPE, encoded by the coding sequence GTGAAGTTACTCCATCCGTCCAACCCGCTCACGGCGCGCGCCGGCGCCGTTAATCGCCGTCTGCCCACCGCCCACTGCCCACCGCCCACGGCGCTCACCATCGTCGAGATGCTGGTGGCGATGGCGATCACGCTGCTGATCATGGCGGCGGTGGTGACGGTGTTCGCCAACGTTTCGAACAGCGTGACGCGGCGGCGGGCGACAATCGAGATGTCGTCGGCGCTGCGCAACGTGCGCGAGACGCTCGCCCGTGACTTGGCCGGCGCAACGTGCCCCGCGGTGCCGTGGCAACGGCCCGAGTCAAACGTCGGTTATATCGAGATCATTGAAGGGCCTCAGAACGACTACTACCCGACGCCGTGGTTGTTCGACGGCGACGGCGACGGCGTTCCCGATCCGATCGGCAATGTGCCGGGCATTGAACTGGCGCTCTCGTCGCTGCCGGGGAGTAACCTGGGCGGCACGCCGGCGAACGACTTCACCGGTCACGGCCTTGTGATCGGCTCCAACACGCCGATCGGCCCGGGCACGTCGCTGGAGAACACACCTACCGACGGCCGCGGCCTCGGCGACGGCGACGACACGCTGATGCTCACGGTGCGTAATGAGGAGGAGCCGTTCGTCGGCAGGATCCCGATTCGCTCGGGGAACGCGTCGCCCAGTGCGGCTGCCTTTGCCAACTGGGGAAACGAAGAGATTGAGTCGCCGCTTGCCGAGGTGGTGTGGTACGCGCTGGAGAACCCGGTCGACCCGAACCGCACGTTCGCATTCGGCGAGCCGGGCTATCGGACTATTTATCGACGGGCGTTGTTGATTCTGCCGGACGTGGATTATGGGATCGATGTGATTCCTGGCGGAGTCGATACGAATCCGGGTAACGTCGCGGGCGTGTTGGCGGGCCCGGGGGCGGTGCGAGTCCTTCCGCCTGATGTGGACCGCACCGACGTTTCCCAAGCGATTGCCTGTCTCATCAGTTTCCAAGAGCGTTACGACCTGTCGGTGCGGCTTGAATGGGACCCACTGTTGCCAAGCAGTAATACAGAGCCCGGCAGGTGGGTGCTCAAATCCAATACGCTCGGCGATCTAACAGAACGAGAGAATCGCTACGAGCATCATGGCTACATTGGCATCGCCGCGGCTTACGGCACGATCGATCGCTACTACCCGTTCGCATTGGCATCGGGAGGAGTAACGCCCAATTCCGTTTCGGATGTGCTCTTCGTTTCCGATCCTGAGATCGGGAATCCAGCAGAAGGCGCAGAGTTTCAAACAGTCGTGGCGGGTCTGCCTGCCGCTCTTGGAGGCGGCTATGCAGTGGTCGCCTACGAGCCGTCAGACACCGAGACGACATCGATGGATCGAGTTTACGGTGCGCGTCCGTTCGCCCTCGTGAATTACTCTACCGCATCACCATGCACAGCGCGGGCAGTGCTAAATGAAGTGAATCAAGTGGTTCACGTCACGAGAGGTCTTGTTCCGCTCGGCGGGAGCCGGCGTGGCGAGGACGTGATGATGACAGACGCTTTGGCATTCGACTTGAAAGTCTACGACCCGGGCGCGCCGATCTACCGAATTGCTTCCGGCACGGACTTTCTTATCGTAGGTCCCAACGATCCGGCGTGGCCTGCGGCGATATTGACCGATGCCAATGGGCCGGCTGCCAATGGCGATGTTGCAATTGATACATTCGAGAGTCAGGGCGCCTACGTCGATCTTGGTTATGGAAAGCGTTCGCCTGCCTTCGGTGTCAGCCAGCGTTACACGGGCGATCCTCTGCTACCCGTAGGGGCCCTCAACCTGGTTGCCCCGATCGCTCCGCAATTCTGGCGCGATGGGTTCGTTCGATTGCCAAGTCAACCAACCTCCACCGCAGCTCCACTTACGACGTTGTACGCGAACTACGACACGTGGAGTTGGCATTACGAGAACGATGGGATCAATCAGGATCGCGACAGCGGCCCGAACGGCAGGCCTACGGTTGACGAGGGGGCCAATGGCTTGGACGACCCGGACCCCACCATTGCCGGCGACCCCCGTCTCGTTGACAACGCCGCCGACATCGCGCTATACGGCCCCGACGACTTCGCTGAGCGTGAAACGCGTCCCCCTTACGATGCGGCGCTGCGTGGCTTGCAGGTGTCGCTCCGTGCTTACGAGCGTGACAGCCGACAGATCCGTGAGGTGCGGGTCAAGGAATCGTTTGTGCCGGAATGA
- a CDS encoding peptidylprolyl isomerase — protein MSGGFHLASLLGLAATLASLSASAATPTHKVRMYWNYGPIEVELYGADSPRHVANFMLYVDSNRYDNTFVHRVEAGAAKFVQGGGFTVPAAPTINNLVSQPVTPFKQIKNEFNASNGLSNTPGSLAAARTAHPDSATAQWFFNVTNNAGGFDPGPYTIYGQITEGFDWFSQVPYVNQLQDTYPQKAGSYEATTPLVNGTTLVTLYETIEISLQPGDFNNDGIVNQADRDVWESASINQDNLAADADGDSNVDEDDLAIWQANLGQGVLRSQLPGDYNRDGDISNADFLWWQTLYGSTLTLDADGNGDGVVNAADYTVWRDSMAAAGQAVTVPEPTSAAIVAMALLGAGCRRRA, from the coding sequence ATGAGCGGCGGATTTCACTTAGCAAGCCTCCTGGGCTTGGCTGCGACGCTGGCCTCGTTGTCCGCCTCAGCGGCGACTCCGACGCACAAAGTGCGGATGTACTGGAACTACGGCCCGATTGAGGTCGAGCTCTATGGCGCCGACTCGCCGCGTCACGTCGCGAACTTCATGCTCTACGTTGACTCTAACCGGTACGACAATACGTTCGTCCACCGGGTCGAGGCCGGTGCCGCGAAGTTCGTCCAGGGGGGCGGCTTCACCGTCCCCGCGGCGCCGACGATCAACAACCTTGTCAGCCAACCCGTAACGCCGTTCAAGCAGATCAAGAACGAGTTCAACGCCTCTAACGGACTGTCCAACACACCGGGCAGCCTCGCCGCCGCGCGTACAGCCCATCCCGATAGTGCCACGGCCCAGTGGTTCTTCAACGTCACCAACAACGCGGGCGGCTTTGATCCGGGGCCCTATACGATCTACGGGCAGATCACCGAGGGCTTCGACTGGTTTAGCCAAGTGCCTTACGTCAACCAGCTTCAAGACACTTACCCGCAGAAGGCGGGCAGCTACGAGGCCACGACGCCGCTCGTCAATGGCACGACGCTCGTCACCCTGTACGAGACCATTGAAATCTCACTGCAGCCGGGGGACTTCAACAATGACGGGATCGTCAACCAAGCTGACCGTGATGTCTGGGAATCCGCCTCGATTAATCAGGACAATCTAGCTGCCGACGCGGACGGTGATTCCAACGTCGATGAAGACGATTTGGCGATCTGGCAGGCGAATCTCGGGCAGGGCGTGTTACGCTCACAATTGCCCGGCGACTACAACCGGGACGGCGATATCTCGAACGCTGATTTCCTGTGGTGGCAGACCCTCTACGGATCGACGCTCACCCTCGACGCTGACGGCAACGGCGATGGTGTCGTCAATGCGGCGGACTACACCGTGTGGCGTGATTCGATGGCGGCCGCCGGGCAAGCGGTAACGGTCCCCGAGCCGACCTCGGCGGCGATCGTCGCGATGGCGCTGCTCGGCGCGGGATGCCGCCGCCGAGCCTAA
- the prfA gene encoding peptide chain release factor 1, which yields MRDLLETKLARFEQLERDLCDQDVLADSTRLAATAREHGSLSRLAGKYRSFKDLCQQIAEAREMAAGDEAEMRELAEAELPDLIERREALWDELLTMTLGGEDANRSRCLMEIRAGTGGDEAALFARDLFEMYKRHAEVKGWKVEIMDASATELGGFKEISLAFEGEGVFRELRYESGGHRVQRVPATETQGRVHTSAATVAVLAEPEDVEVNLTPEDYRIDKFCASGPGGQHVNKTESAIRLTHYETNIVVQCQDEKSQHKNLAKALRVLKSRIYDQRQQEEEKRRSAERKGLVGSGDRSERIRTYNYPQNRFTDHRVGLTLYKLDQIMSGDVQMVTDALVDHDRQSVRDAMGGLD from the coding sequence ATGCGTGACCTGCTCGAAACGAAGCTCGCCCGGTTTGAGCAACTCGAGCGCGACCTCTGCGATCAAGACGTGCTGGCCGACTCGACGCGGCTAGCGGCGACGGCGCGCGAGCATGGGTCGCTGTCGCGGCTGGCGGGCAAGTACCGGTCGTTCAAAGACCTCTGCCAGCAGATCGCCGAAGCGCGCGAGATGGCGGCCGGCGACGAGGCCGAGATGCGTGAGCTCGCCGAGGCGGAGCTCCCCGATCTCATTGAGCGCCGCGAGGCGCTGTGGGACGAGCTGCTGACGATGACGCTCGGCGGCGAGGACGCCAACCGCAGCCGCTGCCTGATGGAGATCCGCGCCGGCACCGGCGGCGACGAGGCGGCGCTGTTCGCCCGCGACTTGTTCGAGATGTACAAGCGCCACGCCGAGGTGAAGGGCTGGAAGGTCGAGATCATGGACGCCAGCGCCACGGAGTTGGGGGGCTTCAAAGAAATCTCGCTCGCCTTCGAGGGCGAAGGCGTCTTCCGCGAATTGCGCTACGAGTCGGGGGGCCACCGCGTGCAGCGCGTCCCCGCGACCGAGACCCAAGGACGCGTTCACACGTCGGCCGCGACGGTCGCCGTTCTGGCCGAGCCTGAAGACGTCGAGGTCAACCTGACGCCGGAGGACTACCGGATCGACAAGTTCTGCGCGTCGGGCCCCGGCGGGCAGCACGTCAACAAGACCGAGTCCGCCATCCGCCTGACGCACTACGAGACGAACATCGTCGTCCAATGCCAGGACGAGAAGTCGCAGCACAAGAACTTGGCGAAGGCGCTGCGCGTGCTCAAGTCGCGCATCTACGACCAGCGCCAGCAAGAGGAAGAGAAGCGACGCTCCGCCGAACGCAAGGGCCTCGTCGGCTCGGGTGACCGCAGCGAGCGGATCCGCACCTACAACTACCCGCAGAACCGCTTCACCGACCACCGCGTCGGCCTGACGCTCTACAAGCTCGACCAGATCATGTCGGGGGACGTGCAGATGGTGACCGACGCGTTGGTAGATCACGATCGACAGAGCGTGCGGGACGCGATGGGAGGGTTGGATTAA